From Armatimonadota bacterium, a single genomic window includes:
- a CDS encoding zinc ribbon domain-containing protein, which produces MRGVVGRAASGTVRGHDTTTLSQGREDRMPIYEYRCQECRTRVQLFWLPPEVPDPVCTRCGSRRLTRIISRVARVRSEEDRLESLADDPSLAEVDEHDPRSVARFMRRMGRELGEDLGDDFDQAVEELEAGGAGGEGEEGESGSAGEMAAAGRE; this is translated from the coding sequence GTGCGTGGCGTCGTCGGCCGCGCGGCGTCGGGGACGGTGCGCGGCCACGACACCACCACCCTCTCCCAGGGGCGTGAGGACCGCATGCCGATCTACGAGTACCGCTGTCAGGAGTGCCGCACCCGGGTCCAGCTCTTCTGGCTCCCCCCGGAGGTCCCCGACCCCGTCTGCACCCGCTGCGGCAGCCGCCGCCTCACCCGCATCATCTCCCGCGTGGCCCGGGTGCGGTCCGAAGAGGACCGGCTGGAGTCGCTGGCCGACGACCCGTCGCTGGCCGAGGTGGACGAGCACGACCCCCGCAGCGTGGCGCGGTTCATGCGCCGCATGGGGCGGGAACTGGGAGAGGACCTGGGCGATGACTTCGACCAGGCGGTGGAGGAGCTGGAGGCGGGGGGCGCCGGGGGCGAAGGGGAGGAGGGCGAGTCGGGGTCCGCGGGGGAGATGGCGGCGGCCGGGCGGGAGTAG
- a CDS encoding transcription termination/antitermination NusG family protein encodes MVWYAVRAKRGQEARVVAHLTPRGVGTLLPLLEVIRRYRTRRVTLLEPLFPGYLFVRTPPAVADPRTYDRVRWAPGVRYVLGTEEGPVPVPDEVVGAIQVRVAELGFVRPRRGYDRGARVRFLRGPLEGWRPSSTGPCPARGACACCWTCWDNRAASRSTWPTWSRPDRILAAARPRPRLADSAARPAAGEVRRARLGRNCVPVTP; translated from the coding sequence ATGGTCTGGTACGCGGTACGCGCCAAGCGGGGGCAGGAGGCCCGCGTCGTGGCCCACCTCACGCCGCGCGGCGTGGGCACGCTGCTCCCCCTGCTGGAGGTGATCCGTCGCTACCGCACGCGCCGCGTCACCCTGCTGGAGCCGCTCTTCCCCGGGTACCTCTTCGTCCGGACTCCCCCCGCTGTCGCGGACCCGCGCACCTACGACCGGGTGCGCTGGGCGCCGGGCGTGCGCTACGTGCTGGGGACGGAGGAGGGGCCCGTCCCCGTCCCCGACGAGGTGGTCGGCGCCATCCAGGTGCGCGTGGCCGAGCTGGGGTTCGTGCGCCCGCGCCGCGGGTACGACCGCGGCGCCCGGGTGCGCTTCCTGCGCGGGCCCCTGGAGGGCTGGAGGCCGTCTTCGACCGGTCCATGTCCCGCGCGGGGCGCGTGCGCGTGCTGCTGGACCTGCTGGGACAACCGCGCGGCGTCGAGGTCGACCTGGCCGACCTGGAGTCGGCCTGACCGTATACTGGCCGCGGCTCGGCCGCGGCCGCGCCTTGCGGACAGCGCCGCACGACCGGCCGCCGGAGAAGTTCGGCGTGCACGGTTGGGGCGGAACTGTGTCCCGGTGACACCCTGA
- a CDS encoding GNVR domain-containing protein produces MGPAPRWETPFPWEPPAQPPGEPAASGATLDRLTVSAVRPGTTVLRQTFDLTLQLGRDLHRWGPGGPGALGGFVLSEHAGPLDALRVAAAGDRLRGLKLLAPLEDGRWLHGLRYDWLPTATLRVGLSETVVTASGVYAPYVLTPVPFVAYWLSLRARRPAGFDDKVNLALDLDWRPRPGTALYVEAYVDDYTAPGNPFPSRLGGAVGIYLVDLFRDGRTALRLEHVRATNWIYTTTGRAADYTCAAAAWATGAPRTARRGRWRRRARPWQGARGSPSATPSSARGPGGWGTSGPTRATPGRASSSQGWWRPPTPSRRRCAGSPPMRSRTASAPRGRRLRTPATSPARSDKTCTWCGRPPLDSERNSDIVHDPAQDPSLEQEPTLRDYLDVFLRRWWLVAACVIILAATALGFSIASPPVYRAQTSVVVDRGGSSLGLVPDITGISQQTFVDTLAEIVKSRAVLSRAVRLLGVEAAAAEEALDTLRRGLKVQRARNTDLILIQAEGPTPSSAAANTNAVGRAFLQWHLEARRSQARAGREFIEGRLSALSGELRAAEDALARYKVEGGQVSLSEQTTLVLEKLADFEAQRRAAEAERQGVEASLRRVRTALAQQAPTVAATVLQGEDPVATQLRSDLAKLEVELVGLRKQFTDRHPQVIATRARIEEVKGRLRQQAAQTLLSRQITLNPLHQDLAAQAIRLEVERQALQARETALSAAAAAYAGDLKRLPPKEVELARLTRNLKVAEETYLLLSGKLQEARIAEASIVGDLRIVDAAVPPATPVRPRVRLNTLFGALLGLMVGAGAAFLSESLDVTFKTAEEAARYLRLPLLAAVPLVHRRRNEQDGHPLLTTSHPRSPFAEAFRHLRTNLLYTSPDRPLRLLLITSPGPGEAKSTVAVNLAVALAQAGRRVWLVEADLRKPTLAWTLGPEGTLGLTDLLVDGWPVDRALRGTEVDNLWFVPSGTIPPTRRNCWAARRCAPCWSRRGTAPTPW; encoded by the coding sequence ATGGGCCCGGCACCCCGGTGGGAGACCCCCTTCCCCTGGGAGCCGCCCGCGCAGCCGCCCGGGGAACCGGCAGCGAGCGGGGCCACCCTCGACCGCCTCACCGTGAGCGCAGTTCGTCCCGGCACCACCGTCCTGCGCCAGACCTTCGACCTGACGCTGCAGCTCGGTCGGGACCTCCACCGGTGGGGGCCTGGCGGGCCCGGAGCCCTGGGAGGCTTCGTCCTCTCGGAGCACGCCGGCCCCCTCGACGCCCTGCGGGTGGCAGCCGCCGGTGACCGGCTGCGCGGCCTCAAGCTCCTGGCCCCGCTCGAGGACGGCCGGTGGCTCCACGGCCTGCGCTACGACTGGCTGCCCACCGCCACGCTGCGCGTGGGCCTCTCGGAGACCGTCGTCACCGCCTCGGGGGTCTACGCCCCCTACGTGCTGACCCCCGTGCCGTTCGTGGCCTACTGGCTCTCGTTGCGGGCCCGCCGCCCTGCGGGCTTCGACGATAAAGTGAACCTGGCTCTGGACCTGGACTGGCGCCCCCGGCCTGGAACCGCGCTCTACGTCGAGGCCTACGTCGACGACTACACCGCCCCCGGCAACCCCTTCCCCAGCCGCCTGGGAGGAGCCGTGGGGATCTACCTCGTCGACCTCTTCCGCGACGGGCGCACCGCGCTGCGGCTGGAGCACGTGCGCGCCACCAACTGGATCTACACCACCACCGGCCGGGCCGCGGACTACACCTGCGCGGCCGCAGCCTGGGCCACTGGTGCGCCCCGGACTGCGAGGCGTGGGCGGTGGAGGCGGCGCGCCCGCCCGTGGCAGGGCGCGCGGGGGTCGCCCTCCGCTACACCCTCCTCCGCAAGGGGCCCGGGCGGCTGGGGGACGTCTGGGCCGACCCGGGCGACGCCTGGGCGCGCCTCTTCCTCTCAGGGGTGGTGGAGACCACCCACGCCCTCACGGCGGCGGTGCGCTGGCAGCCCTCCGATGCGGTCGCGCACCGCCTCAGCGCCACGTGGGCGTCGACTACGAACGCCGGCCACGTCGCCGGCGCGCAGCGACAAGACCTGTACCTGGTGTGGGAGGCCACCCTTGGACTCTGAGCGGAACAGCGATATCGTCCACGACCCTGCCCAGGACCCCTCCCTGGAGCAGGAGCCCACGCTCCGGGACTACCTGGACGTCTTCCTGCGGCGCTGGTGGCTGGTGGCCGCCTGCGTCATCATCCTCGCGGCCACGGCGCTGGGGTTCAGCATCGCCTCCCCGCCTGTCTACCGCGCCCAGACCTCGGTGGTGGTGGACCGCGGCGGGTCCAGCCTCGGCCTGGTGCCGGACATCACCGGCATCAGCCAGCAGACCTTCGTCGACACCCTGGCGGAGATCGTGAAGAGCCGGGCGGTCCTCTCCCGCGCCGTCAGGCTCCTCGGGGTGGAGGCCGCCGCGGCGGAGGAGGCCCTGGACACCCTGCGCCGCGGGCTGAAGGTCCAGCGCGCGCGCAACACCGACCTGATCCTGATCCAGGCGGAAGGCCCCACGCCCTCATCTGCCGCCGCCAACACCAACGCCGTCGGCCGCGCCTTCCTCCAGTGGCACCTGGAGGCGCGCCGCTCCCAGGCCCGCGCCGGGCGGGAGTTCATCGAGGGGCGCCTCTCTGCCCTCAGCGGCGAGCTGCGCGCCGCCGAGGACGCCCTGGCCCGCTACAAGGTGGAAGGCGGGCAGGTCTCGCTCTCCGAGCAGACCACCCTGGTCCTGGAGAAGCTGGCCGACTTCGAGGCGCAGCGCCGCGCGGCGGAGGCGGAGCGGCAGGGGGTGGAGGCGAGCCTCCGCCGCGTGCGCACCGCCCTGGCCCAGCAGGCCCCCACCGTCGCCGCCACCGTCCTCCAGGGCGAAGACCCGGTGGCCACCCAACTGCGCAGCGACCTGGCCAAACTCGAGGTGGAGCTGGTCGGCCTGCGCAAACAGTTCACCGACCGCCACCCCCAGGTCATCGCCACCCGGGCGCGCATCGAGGAGGTGAAAGGGCGCCTGCGGCAGCAGGCGGCGCAGACCCTGCTCTCCCGGCAGATCACCCTGAACCCCCTGCACCAGGACCTGGCGGCGCAGGCGATCCGGCTGGAGGTGGAGCGGCAGGCCCTGCAGGCCCGCGAGACCGCCCTCTCCGCCGCGGCCGCCGCCTACGCCGGGGACCTGAAGCGCCTGCCGCCCAAGGAGGTGGAGCTGGCTCGCCTCACCCGCAACCTCAAGGTGGCGGAGGAGACCTACCTGCTGCTCTCGGGCAAGCTGCAGGAGGCCCGCATCGCCGAGGCCTCCATCGTGGGCGACCTGCGCATCGTGGACGCCGCCGTCCCGCCGGCCACGCCGGTCCGACCCCGGGTCAGGCTGAACACCCTGTTTGGGGCGCTGCTCGGGCTCATGGTGGGGGCGGGGGCTGCCTTCCTCAGCGAGTCGCTGGATGTCACGTTCAAGACCGCCGAGGAGGCCGCCCGGTACCTGCGGCTGCCGCTCCTGGCCGCCGTCCCCCTGGTGCACCGCCGACGCAACGAGCAGGACGGCCACCCCCTGCTCACCACGTCCCACCCGCGATCGCCCTTTGCCGAGGCCTTCCGCCACCTGCGGACCAACCTGCTCTACACCAGCCCGGACCGGCCGCTGCGCCTGCTGTTGATCACCAGCCCCGGCCCGGGGGAAGCCAAGAGCACCGTGGCCGTGAACCTGGCCGTGGCCCTGGCCCAGGCCGGGCGGCGGGTGTGGCTGGTGGAGGCCGACCTGCGCAAGCCCACCCTGGCCTGGACGCTCGGGCCGGAGGGGACGCTCGGGCTGACCGACCTGCTGGTGGACGGGTGGCCCGTGGACCGGGCCCTCCGCGGCACGGAGGTGGACAACCTCTGGTTCGTCCCCAGCGGCACCATCCCCCCAACCCGGCGGAACTGCTGGGCAGCCAGAAGATGCGCGCCCTGCTGGAGCAGGCGCGGGACGGCACCGACGCCGTGGTGA
- a CDS encoding SLBB domain-containing protein produces the protein MDARRRLAAAGVAALAALLLLSPASPQAVSNYILGPGDLLEVSVWGYPDLTRTVAVRPDGRVSLPLVGEVRAAGLSVAQLTRVLTRAYAEYIREPQVTVIVKEFRRIRASALGQVERPGTYVLAPGSRLLDLLSEAGGLTEAAAPQGQLLVAGRPPKPVDLQKVLAGDATANLVLLGGETLVVPEDLTNIVNVLGEVQRPGRYRLKGEVRVLDALLMAGGLTEKASLGGARLVRASRETVALHLDALLLRQEMGHNLPLAPGDTLFIPEELNTRIYVLGDVNSPGAFPVRGPVTLLQAIAMAGGPVQRGAATARAVHIVRRNGGGDQVVAGGRVERLPNGGTLVSVELAALMQPAGAAREIAVLPGDVVVIPQSQLSGLQVILSILSGILGLFR, from the coding sequence ATGGACGCCCGCCGTCGTCTCGCCGCCGCCGGCGTTGCCGCCCTGGCGGCGCTGCTGCTCCTGTCGCCCGCGTCGCCCCAGGCCGTCTCGAACTACATCCTCGGTCCCGGGGACCTCCTGGAGGTCTCGGTGTGGGGGTACCCCGACCTCACCCGCACCGTGGCCGTCCGCCCCGACGGCAGGGTCAGCCTGCCGCTGGTGGGGGAGGTGCGCGCGGCCGGCCTCTCCGTGGCCCAGCTCACCCGGGTGCTCACGCGGGCCTACGCCGAGTACATCCGCGAGCCCCAGGTCACCGTCATCGTCAAGGAGTTCCGGCGCATCCGTGCCTCGGCCCTGGGACAGGTGGAGCGCCCGGGCACCTATGTGCTCGCGCCGGGCTCGCGCCTCCTCGACCTCCTCTCCGAGGCGGGCGGGCTGACCGAGGCGGCCGCCCCCCAGGGGCAGCTGCTGGTGGCCGGGCGACCGCCCAAGCCTGTCGACCTGCAGAAGGTGCTGGCCGGCGACGCGACGGCGAACCTGGTGCTGCTCGGGGGCGAGACGCTGGTGGTCCCCGAGGACCTGACCAACATCGTGAACGTCCTGGGCGAGGTGCAGCGGCCGGGACGCTACCGGCTGAAGGGGGAGGTCCGGGTGCTGGACGCCCTGCTCATGGCCGGCGGGCTGACCGAAAAGGCCTCCCTGGGCGGGGCGCGGCTGGTGCGGGCCTCGCGCGAGACCGTGGCGCTCCACCTGGACGCCCTGCTGCTGCGCCAGGAGATGGGCCACAACCTGCCGCTGGCGCCGGGGGACACCCTGTTCATCCCGGAGGAGCTCAACACGCGGATCTACGTCCTGGGCGACGTGAACAGCCCGGGCGCCTTCCCGGTGCGGGGCCCGGTGACGCTGCTGCAGGCCATCGCCATGGCCGGCGGGCCGGTGCAGCGGGGCGCGGCCACGGCCAGGGCGGTGCACATCGTGCGGCGCAACGGGGGCGGGGACCAGGTGGTCGCGGGCGGACGGGTGGAGCGGCTGCCCAACGGGGGGACGCTGGTGAGCGTCGAGCTGGCCGCGCTCATGCAGCCGGCGGGGGCGGCGCGGGAGATCGCGGTCCTCCCGGGCGACGTGGTCGTCATCCCCCAGAGCCAGCTCAGCGGCCTGCAGGTCATCCTCAGCATCCTGTCGGGGATCCTGGGGCTCTTCCGCTAG